GTCCGGTAAATCAACAGTTCTCAATTTTATGCTTCACTACTTGGGGCAAGTGGAGGAAGATAATCGCCCTGTTGTGGTTCGATTTAACCCCTGGTGGTTTTCGGGGCGGGAAGATTTGGCTAGATTGCTGATTGGTCAGATCTGCGCGGCATTGGGAGAAAAAGAATCAGAGTTCAATAGAAAACTTAAGAAATATCTCTCAGATTTCACTGATGTAGTTTCTAGATTGCCGAGCATACCCGGTGTTACGCCTCTCTCATGGCTGAAAACAGGTAAATTCTTTACTGATAGTCTATTTAAACAGCCGAGCCTTTCTGAGCTTAAAGAGAAGATCGATAATTTACTCACTACTCGAAGCAAGAAAATTCTTGTTTTTGTAGATGACATAGATCGACTTTCTCCTGATGAAATACGCGATTTGTTTAGGGCAATAAAGGCAACTGCAAACTTCCCAAACACTATTTATCTTCTTGCTTTTGATACACAAGTCGTTACGAAAGCACTTGAACAAGGCTATTTTGCCTCAGGTCAACAATATTTAGAGAAAATTATTCAAGTTCCATTTGAACTGCCACACCCTGACAAAGTAGCACTACGGCAACTGCTTTTTAGTAAACTCGCTCAGATTATTACTAATACACCTGAGCATCTATTCGACCAGATGTATTGGACAAATGTTTATTTTGATGGAATTGATCATTTCATAAATACACCACGCGAAATAGTAAGGTTGATTAATGTACTTCGAGCTACTTATCCAGCAGTTCAAGGCGAAGTCAATCCAGTTGATTTCATTGCGATAGAAGCTTTCCGAGTGTTTAGACCAGAGATGTACGATATCATCCGAAAAAATGAAAATTTTCTAGTAAGAGCATCCGACTTATCAGAGAGAAATGGTCAAGAAAAATACTCAGAAATTTATAAGAATTGGATCAATCAGGTTCCTGAAAGGGATCAAAAAGCTGTTGAACGGATGCTTGTACGATTATTCCCAAGATTTGAGAGGCTATTTAGTAACATAATTTATAGCTCAGACTTTTCGTCTACTTGGCGCAAGAATTTACGAATTTGCAGCCCTGAGATTTTTCCTGTCTATTTTAGATTTAATGTTTCGGAGGATTCTATTACTGCCTCAGAGATGCAAATGCTCCTCAATGCCTCTCAAGATTCGATGGCTTTTGAGAAAGAACTTATCAATTACTCCTCTCAAACTAGGCGAGATGGTACGACACGACTACGAGCTATTCTCGAACGATTTGAAGACTATACTAAAGAAGATATTCCAACGCAGAATATTGAACCTATTATCTTTGCATTGTTTAAAGTCGGTGATGAGCTACTAAAGAAAGAAGATGATCATCGAGGCATGTTTGACTTTGGCAACGATATGCGGATTGTTCGTATCGTTTATCAACTTTTATCTCGCCTTGAAGAAGAGCAGCGATTTCAGATTCTTTACAGAGCTATTGAGGAAGGGGCAGCACTGTCTATATCAGAACGTGAGGTATCTGTTCTTGGACAGCAACATGGTAAATTTACGAACAGTGAACCGAAACCTGAATCTGAACGCTTTATTAACGCTGAGCACTTAAGTTCACTTGAGCAGTTAGTATTAGGAAAAATTCGGGAAGCCGCTAAGCTTGGAATCTTGTTGACAACTCCTAAACTAACTAGCATTCTGTGGCGCTGGAAGGCTTGGTCAGAGAGTGATGATGAAGTCAAACAGTGGGTTGCCGACATAACAAAGGATGATAAGAATCTTGCAATATTCATTGAGCATTTTGGAAATATCCATCATGTTCATTCGCAGGGAAATTTGTCCTCAAAGGCAGAGCTTCGTTTAGAACCCAAACGGCTAGAGCCATTTATAGATCCTGATGACATCGTTGATCGAGTACGCAGATTAATTAATCGTAATGACTTACCTGAAGAGCAAATTGAGGCAGCTAAGCAGTTCGTGAAGGAGTATGATTTGCTCAGCCAGGGTAAAGATCCAGATGATCAGTGGTGAAAGATGCCTAACAACCCGGTTGGAGCGGACTGTCGAGATATCTCGGTGTTGCAACAAAGGTTATCGGCAGCCGCTCAACCGGAACGTTAGGTTTCGATCATGCCCGAGGACAAGTAATGAATAAGAATTCCATTCGGTACGATTTGTCAGATTGGCTGATCCACTTTTTTCGAGATATTGACTTCGAGGGGAATAATTCAATCATTTATCCTGAACATATGGGTTTCGGTAACGTCGTCGAGGATTTTAAATGGTCTGCGCTGTTTATGCTTCGATGTGCGATTAAGCACGGTCGCTTGTGGGCAACTTGGTCATATCGAAACAACGTAAGAACTATTTATGGTCCTAATCCTGCAGTTTGCTTTACGGAGATGCCAATAGCCGCATTCCTTGAAGCTGGAGAAGCCAGATCGAGGCGCGGTGAGGCGATGAGCCAGTTTGCGCTAGTTTTTCCAAAAAAGGAGTTGTTTAAGGTTGGCGCCAACCCGGTTATTTATGGGCTTGATGATAGAAACTATTGGCCGCCATCCGGGAAAGGTGGCGGGAGTAGGATTATCGATCCGGAAAGGTTACCAGAAAGGGAACAATATCGTTATGTTACGTACAATCCAGCGTCGAGTAGCCCAATCGATTGGACCCATGAGCGAGAATGGCGGTGGCCGTACCGAGGCGACATAAGTGCTGTTGAGAAAGCAGTTGAAGAGTACGGCATGGTTGGTGATGCATTAGACATACCAGGGTTGGACTTTTACGAATACTTAATTAATGAAATGGGGGTGGTGGTAAGGGATAAGAAGCAAGCTACTTGGATAGCGCATGACATTCTTTCTTTGATAGATCGGGAAGTCATCAGAAAAGACCAGTATAAGTTTATTCTTGCGGCAGATGAACTACCACCCACGCATGAATTGATCAGCCCGTCGGAGGTATCAAGGGCGATATCTGATTCATTAATCGATCTTGAGCCAATCTTTTCATACGATGATGATGAGTTGACAGCTATTGCTTCAAAGTTCCACAGACTTGCGTCGGCCGTTGAGTCTAGTGCACCGCAGCCCGAGGCTGGAGAATTTGGTGGATGTTGGTTGTGGATGTTGGATAATACATCAAAGCTGGTACGAGCGTTAATCGCTGACGAGCGATTGACCGTTACAGAATCTGGCAAGTACTTGGCAAGCCTTTTCGAGTTTTCAGATTCGCGGTCGCTGCGTCAAAGGGAGACTATGGCGGTTGAGCTGGCGAGATTAGTGGAGTCCGAGTTCGGCGTCGAGTGTGGCTATTCCTCAGTGTTAAATTCGGATGATCCAAACGGTATTCCGTTCTACAACGACGATCATCTAGATAATCATATGCATTACAACGTGTCTTGGGAGTACTGATAATAGGTAAACCTAACTATGGCATGCAGGCGACGGCTTACAGCCGCGCCTGATGCCTGGCGTTAGCCATCTGAAGCGGCCCATATATTGAATGAACAAAAATGTTATTCAAGAAACTAGAAATTGATAATACTGGCCCGATTTCAGGCTTAAATATCGAATTCCCTAAAGCGGAAGTCTCCCCCAAGCCCCTTGTTGTTGTGGGTGAAAATGGATCCGGGAAAAGCATACTGCTATCTCACCTCGTAAACGCCCTTGTGGTAGGTAAGCAACAGGTATATGAGGATGTTGAAATTGAAAAAGGCAAAGTATTTAAGTACAGAAGTCCAAGCTACATAAAATCTGGTGAATCGTACTCTTTTTCAAATGTAGAATTTGAATCTGGCGAAAAAGTACAAGAATGGCAGCTTGCCCTTTCAAGAACTGACTTTGAGGAAAAGCTGGGTTACACACCTTTTAGGCCAGAATGGAATCAAATTCCCACAACAGAATATTCACATTTTATTTCTTCCTTCACGGGAAACTCGGAAAACACAAAAAAATATTTAAACAGCAATGTTGCTTGTATAGCATTTTTCACTCTTGTGAGGCGTAGTAGCAACAGTGAGTGAACCAATTTTTGAGGTTTTCCAAAGATACTTGAGAAAAAGCGTCTTC
This portion of the Neosynechococcus sphagnicola sy1 genome encodes:
- a CDS encoding KAP family NTPase, whose amino-acid sequence is MSEERSSLSADSPLKHPNEDELGYARFAEQLAHAVVRMAPNDGLVMSVNGSWGSGKSTVLNFMLHYLGQVEEDNRPVVVRFNPWWFSGREDLARLLIGQICAALGEKESEFNRKLKKYLSDFTDVVSRLPSIPGVTPLSWLKTGKFFTDSLFKQPSLSELKEKIDNLLTTRSKKILVFVDDIDRLSPDEIRDLFRAIKATANFPNTIYLLAFDTQVVTKALEQGYFASGQQYLEKIIQVPFELPHPDKVALRQLLFSKLAQIITNTPEHLFDQMYWTNVYFDGIDHFINTPREIVRLINVLRATYPAVQGEVNPVDFIAIEAFRVFRPEMYDIIRKNENFLVRASDLSERNGQEKYSEIYKNWINQVPERDQKAVERMLVRLFPRFERLFSNIIYSSDFSSTWRKNLRICSPEIFPVYFRFNVSEDSITASEMQMLLNASQDSMAFEKELINYSSQTRRDGTTRLRAILERFEDYTKEDIPTQNIEPIIFALFKVGDELLKKEDDHRGMFDFGNDMRIVRIVYQLLSRLEEEQRFQILYRAIEEGAALSISEREVSVLGQQHGKFTNSEPKPESERFINAEHLSSLEQLVLGKIREAAKLGILLTTPKLTSILWRWKAWSESDDEVKQWVADITKDDKNLAIFIEHFGNIHHVHSQGNLSSKAELRLEPKRLEPFIDPDDIVDRVRRLINRNDLPEEQIEAAKQFVKEYDLLSQGKDPDDQW
- a CDS encoding DUF4427 domain-containing protein; this encodes MNKNSIRYDLSDWLIHFFRDIDFEGNNSIIYPEHMGFGNVVEDFKWSALFMLRCAIKHGRLWATWSYRNNVRTIYGPNPAVCFTEMPIAAFLEAGEARSRRGEAMSQFALVFPKKELFKVGANPVIYGLDDRNYWPPSGKGGGSRIIDPERLPEREQYRYVTYNPASSSPIDWTHEREWRWPYRGDISAVEKAVEEYGMVGDALDIPGLDFYEYLINEMGVVVRDKKQATWIAHDILSLIDREVIRKDQYKFILAADELPPTHELISPSEVSRAISDSLIDLEPIFSYDDDELTAIASKFHRLASAVESSAPQPEAGEFGGCWLWMLDNTSKLVRALIADERLTVTESGKYLASLFEFSDSRSLRQRETMAVELARLVESEFGVECGYSSVLNSDDPNGIPFYNDDHLDNHMHYNVSWEY
- a CDS encoding ATP-binding protein, giving the protein MLFKKLEIDNTGPISGLNIEFPKAEVSPKPLVVVGENGSGKSILLSHLVNALVVGKQQVYEDVEIEKGKVFKYRSPSYIKSGESYSFSNVEFESGEKVQEWQLALSRTDFEEKLGYTPFRPEWNQIPTTEYSHFISSFTGNSENTKKYLNSNVACIAFFTLVRRSSNSE